In Scleropages formosus chromosome 6, fSclFor1.1, whole genome shotgun sequence, the genomic stretch GTGAATGTTTTAGCCTCACCATTTTATGTAGTTGAGTTACAGCTGTGAATGCTTGTGAACAAATTGTACCATTTGAGCAGAACATTCTTAATGCAAATGGGAATATTTCACGGGGTGCAGGAATTACGCACCTCTTTCAGGCTTTAGGGCATGTGTACTTTATTTCCCTAATTCTGTCACCATCCATCATATACTCTGCTTATAAAGCactgtaaactttttaaataagacTAAACCACACAATTGCTGGTGGTCTGACAAAGCTGAGAAACAAAGTGCACATTGGCGATGAAAACATCTACCCAGAGACTGAAAATCTGTTACAAAATTCAAGCTTTAATTGATTTCCCTTTAATCATTTTGATATTACACGTCAGAATATTTAAACATAACAGTATTTTTCAGTCTTATTTCCTGAAGAACTGAAGCCTTCTTTTAGGAGTTGAAACAAGTTGCAGCAGCCAAGCATGTCTGTTAGGAGGGTTGTCCTATTGTTAAAATCACTAATGTAATGAAATCAATTGTTCTTCAAGCTGAGCAATTCTACCACAAAGCATGTAGtgattcacaaaaaaataagaaaaaaaaccttcaacTTGTGAGTTTGTCAGAAATTGGAGACTTTAGCTTTACCATTGGTGTGGAATCCTGACAACGTTCGGACACAGAGACTGCTGGATGTAGTCCTTTTCCTCTTTAATCTGAGCAGCATCCTTCGGTTGGCTGGCCTGCACCACCAACAGGAGTGGTGGCGGCTGCTGGTCCATGTCAGCTGGTGCTGTGGAAGGATGGTTCGCAGTTCGCAGGGCTGTGGCCTGTTGGAAGAGTTCCATGGTGGTGTAATCACTCGCACAGGGCGCCGGAGTTGTGCTCCTCAAGTCATGGGTATTTGTTGTTAGCGTGAGGTTCAGCTTCAACTCTCTGCTGGAAGCTTCATTCTCCTCTTTGGGAAGAACTGCTGGGGACAGATCCTCAacctcctgcagcaggagggggctaCTGGCACTGGTGGGCTCTGAAGCCCCTCGATCTTCTATGATGATCAGACTGCTTGCATCGCTCTCCTTCCCCTGGGCTGTAGTCCCTTCTATGATGGGCTCCAGAACTTCCTGAAGAGCACCACATGAACGAGGCAGTCCATAATAGAATtagtatatatacatgtatgcttctatataatatatagagaTTATAAACTGATCACCTAATCTGGGTTACCTCCTAAGAAATTCACAAATGTTCATCTGACCTATGATGTGAACAATTAGCAGAGCTTGTGAATAAGCTTGCTACTGAGATCACCAGCTGCCTGGAGACATTCTTGATGAAGGGATTGAATGTATTTGTGAAAACTTAATGCTTGAAAGAAATAGGTGTTAAGATTTGTATGTGACAAACGCAAACTCTATGCTTCTCGGCTTGCTCTTTGCACTTACTTGGTCAAATATGCCATCTATTTTCTGAATGGCGTTACTGTTGCCTGGGTTAGGGATGCTGGGCCAGAACAGTGCCTTTGCCCTAAAacataaatgcattatttatgatTATGAGCTTTCCGTGATTTGAAGGAATTTAAGATGAGATGCTGAAATCCTCTTTAGGATACCAATTTTCTTCTGTGGTGTTTAGTCACAAGCATCTGCAAGTTCAAGTATTCAACCTCTACATAAGTGTCTTTaaggaaaaaacagcagtaaaaattatgtagATTTAACAAAATTATAGCGACGAGATCAGTACCTGTGGAACAATGGGTTGCACGAATGAGccaataaaaagagaaatattatTCCTCCGGTGACCCCCACAGTGGCACCTATTACATTCCAGTCACCTGAAGGTATGACAgacagtagtagtagtagattGCAGTAGTGCATGTGACTTTtacggctttttttttttttttttaatgtttcttttttttaagccaaAGACCATTTCCATGGCTTATTAGTtatcctttttccttttcaacatAAAAGATTAATCTTAAAAGATTAGAGCCATCCCATCCCACATAAAAGATTAAAGCCATCCCATCACCGGAGACCCAGGCTTACAAGCTTTCTGGTTTTAGTTCAGTACACATTCACTACAAATGGGGTAGAAGTGATGCAAAGATGGCAGTTTAACAAGACTGATGTCTGCACAGTagtgcatttcactgaaaaagtaCAAGTTAACACACTACTTGGTTAAGAATCCTACATGAGAAACACAATTTTCTGCAGATGCTACCTGGCAACTTGGTCTTGAGGTACACGGGGCTGCTGCGCACTCCTTCGCCAGCTGCGGTGAAAGCTGATATTGAGACGCTATAAACTGTACGTGCTTTCAGGTTGGGCAGCCTACGCGTGTTTCCTCTTGGACCCACTGTAACAGCTGTTTGTGGacgacacacagacacacacagctattTTTCAGCCATTTAGTACTCTGACAGAatactcagtttttttctctggGAAAAATGAACAAGCTGAACTATTCCATTGAAACAAACAGCATCATCTTTCCATGAACGGTGTGTACAAGTGTCCCGGAGCTCTAATATCCATCCACTCTCTGGTTATCTCCTCTTTCTTCTGCCTTACTTGAGGAACGGTTTTCCTGGCTGGCTTCGCTGTAGTAGATCTTGTAGCCGAGTAGGAATCCACGGAGATCTTCCTCTGGGATGGAAGTCCACTCAATGACCAAGGAGTTTGTGGTCACTCTCAAAGCAGTGATGTTCAGTGGGGCACTAATGGGAGCTGAACCAAGAGACCAAGAGAGTCCCTCTTAATTCACTGAAGTAACTAGGTCAGTAAATGAAGTGCATTTCTTGCAAAACACTATAGAGTAACTACATGGTGCATTTAATGCACAGAATGATATTGTTGTGGTTTTATATGAGGTAAACTATTTGCGAACAGTTCCAGACTGCACTCATTTGTGGCCTAGAACCAACTCAGAAAGGAAGCCATGAAACCGGGAAAAGAAGCTGTGTGGAATATGTAGTCTTCTCTTTTGACTCAAaacaaaagtgtaaaatgtgtcACTTGTCCTGAATAGCTGCACATCAGAGACATGACAGAGGCTCAACTTTGGAGAAACCCTCCTTACTTTGACAAGGCAGTCTAAAATCCACAAGACTTTGCCAAAGAATATCAACTAGTATAATACTTAGACAAGTAATGAAAGAGTGTTGGCCCAAGCCATAAAAATATCATTGGTTTTGCCTTAGTGGTAACGCTGAAAATTGACACTGCCGCCCTGAAAACTCAGAGGGGGAAGTGCCGCTGAAGCCACATGCGCTGCACATAGCAAGAACCGCAAACTGACTGTGGGGAACCAGTCCTGATGCTAACAGTAATGCTAGACTCACTCCCTTCCGTGGCATAGGCCTCAGCCCTGCCGCAGGTGCTCTCGCTGTTGTTAATGCTCTTCAGATTGCAGGTGTCCTTGTCCGGCCTGACGTGCAGCAGGAACGTATACCTCTTGTAGGGCTGCAGAGGCACTAAGCATCAATAATACCAATGTCATAAAACTGGAATTAGGAAGATAATTAAATCAAGTTTAAATGGTTTAGCATTTGTCTGGTAGCAGTCAAACTACTATGTAACTGACATTAACGCTCTCACTCGTAATAACTGCTTGTCGTAAGGCAGGTCACAGCagtccggagtctatcctggaagcataaggtgCTAGGCTAGGTTGGGTACACtctgggtgggacaccagtccttcacaagggagccacacacacagagccactcATACAGTGTCATGCTAtaggtaatttagagtcaccagttcacctgaaatgtgtcttttgactgtgagaggaaaaccatgcaaacccagggagaacatgcagactccatacagactgaacgGGTATCAAACCTACGCCGactgcacagcccaggagatgcgAGGCACCAGCATTTCCTACTGtgccaaattaaaaaatacaagaaaccTTGCACCAACTAAATACAATTATACTTGTTCACATTTTGCATCCTGTGTATTATTCATTGTTACTCTGAATTTCAGTAAGCACATATAGTACCTTTCAGGGGTATCGTAGCAGAGTTCTCCTTCCTCTGATAAAATGAATGAGACAAGGGGATCTCGCCCATTCGCCACCACTCCACGGAGTAGCACCAGAAGGACTTAGTCAGACTGCTGTTCCACACGATGGTGAAGCCGGTTTCACTAACCAAAGTGACATTCAGCGTGTCGGCCCAATCTGGAAGAGGGACAGTTTTCAGCCGTTTAATAGTATCTTTCTATTGTCTGCAGGTCATGTAAAGCATTAGCGGCAAGAGTCGGCATCAATGTCCAACATCGAGGTTCTTgataatccaaaaaaaaaaaaaaaaaaagagatcgCATGAAGAAGACTGAAACAAGATCATGTACTGTGAAAAATTTGCTGACAATTTGCTGAAATTTACACAGCATTTCTAACAGCATAGTGTACCTGTGTGCCCTGCAGAGTGAAAGATGCTGAAAGGCTTATTGATTCTGAGAACTTAATCTCTTTACGTAATAAATATCCACAAGCTATATGATCAAAATGTCTCTTCAAAGGCTGTGGGAAAGGTTGCAAAAGCAGAgaagtaaatttttaaaaatataacaaagatTAGGAAGGTATCTTTTTAGTCTGGAAACTATGTTTTTCTCTATAAAATAAAGGTATGATTCCCTCAAGATGAGAATTCCCCAAATGGGGTGATTTTGCAGACTGAATAAATCCCAGTTTGTGACGAACAGGTGTATAAAATAGAATTTCGATTATCCAGCCTACATGGGGATGGCGGTGGGCTGGATAACGAATGGGATAATATTGAGCCATATCTAACAGGAGCTGTATTTGGAAATAAATTGTCAGATATGCTGAGTAATAACataaaaatctattaaaatcTTTACGTATTCATTTTCAACAGTAGACAGTAATCATTATTTcaaggttttttaaattaaagctgaaCCAAAGTTAAAGCAGAGTTATTACATTGGCCCAATTGAGTAAacaattaacttttaaaaaattaccaaaaaaaactgaagaaacagaaaacatggaAGGCCAGTTAATGGAAGACCCGACAAAAAGGACTCTTCTATATGTATGTGTGCCCTATAGCTTCCCACAGCACCGTTATGAAGGGTCACGGCATAAGAGATGATGCAGCATTGTCTGTCTTACCGCTACCGTCTACCGGGGGAACGCCGGCCGGGACTGCGGGGGAGGTCCCGGCGCCATTGAAGGCTATGATGCTGATGTTGAAGGCTGAGCCTGAGAGTATTATCCTTATCCAAGGAAGTGTGGTGTTCACTCTCTGAGTACGCTCTCCAGATGCTTTCGTTATTGTCATCTGGTACCCATCTGCTTCCTCTGTGGAATCCAGCTGAGAGGCGGAGGGACAATCACCATGTCACTCCCAGTGTGTGCAGTTAGGTAACATGATCTCACTGGATGCGTATCACAAAGTGCTTCACTCCTGACTGCCATCCTGACCCACTGAAACTTCTCACCTTCCACTGTACGACCACCAGTCGTTTTCCCTTTCCTTGTGGAATAACGTCCAGCTTCTCAATGACCGGTCTGGCAGTCAgctctgcaaaaacaaacaccatCTCAGCAACATTTTAAtctccatttctttttcttttttttttaaattgtccatgtaatatatactgtaagtggTAATGCAAGCAACAGGTTTTATGTTTCTGGaagtttataatatttaaaaaacacacaaaggaacTCACCCGGTGGGATGAGGAAAGTTTCACTCCATGGGCACTGAGAACACTGATTGTTTGTGACACACTGAATTTGTACCTCATATGATAGTGATGCTGTAAGATTACCTAGAGTCCAGCTCTTCTTTATTAATATCTCTGCTGActaaaaaacaaagacaagaacAACCCCAATTCGTGCTTTGTTACCAAAATAATGAATCTATAGCACATGCATGttttaactgaacaaataaatgaaaggttTTAAAGTGATTGTCAAATTTCCCCCTTTCTGTACAATTCATCAGATGGGAATTACACACAAGAACATAATTTCTAGAATCCCTGCCATTCTTTCCCTCATTATGAAATGACAAATCTGAAACTAAAAGTTAGTCCAAAAATTCCTTTGAACTTCACATCAAAAAAAGTATACGAGTTATGGTTTTctcactttgctccaaagtagGCTGTTACGTTCTCTATACTGTACAACATAGTACGTAACACTTGGTTCCTTCCAAGATGCTGTTATCTCCAATTGTCTCAAATATCGTCTAAAGTGGACGTCCTTTGTGGGAGCACAGCGAACTTGAGGttgacaaaaaatacaaaaaaaaggacATGCAAGGATAATGCACAGGcatatctttttattttgtagtaTTCGAAACCAAAGTTGCAGGTACAGTACATCCAGTTTAAATATAACAGTATTAAAACTGCCCAAATAAACATCTCTCAAGAGACTCACAGCACTGTTGTTACATTATAactatgattattattattattattattatacagaaTTACTTACTTAGATTCTTTGGATCGCCACTGAAAATTGCTTTAGTGCAGTTCCTTCCGTCATTACTTGTGTCAACAACATAAGCAGTGATGTTATATCTTCTGTATATTGTTATATAAGAGAACGTTCCGGATATGTTTGGGTATTTTTTACATAGCCCTCGAGTTTTCCTTGACAATAAAAACTTTGTTAGACaatatattcattaaaattataaatgacTCAATGAatattgtaaaattaaattttatctaTAGACAGCTTAAGAAAAAAGCTTGTGATTTCCctggatttctgcataaatcacccctaaaatgtgatctgaccacctaaatcataataataataaagtcagTCTTATTAACACAAGTTTTACACTTGAATATCTTTACTGAACAAATTGTTTAACCAATCAAGCTTATTGATGGAgtaagtacagtatataaaccTGTAGGACAAAGGCATCTTCAAAAGAGGGTCATTAGAATCAGGTATTTCAGTCAATCCAGGTATTTGGTTTGAGGCtataaaaaacaagcaaacacacaatGTCGATTACCTGCTCTTCACAGCAGTATGCTTTTGCAATATGGCTCAATCAAAAGGGATTTCAGAGGACCTCAGAAGAAGAGCTCTTGAAACTCATGAGACTGGAAAGGATTACAAAGGTATTTCTAAAGCCTTCACTCTGCAGTGCGGCAGACAGTttacaaatggaagaaattcagcGCTGTTGCTACTGTCTGGGAGTGGATGTCTACGAAAGAGCTATGCAAAGGCACGCTGTATAGTCCTCAAACAAGTGACAAAGAGCCCAGGGGCGACAACTAAGGATTTGCAGGCATCTCTTACACTTGATAAGGTCTATGTTAAAGAGTCCACCAtacaaaaatactaaaaaagagAAGTGTTCATGGGAGGTAGCCATGGAGGAAACCTGCCCggaaaaaaacattgctgctcATCTGAATTTTACTACAGACCACCTGGATgttccacagcactgctggAACAATGTTGGGTGGATATGAGAGAGAAAAGATGAACTTTTCGATAAGTATGTTTGGATAAAACAAATCAGTGCAACCCTACACCAAAACT encodes the following:
- the LOC108929854 gene encoding interleukin-31 receptor subunit alpha isoform X2, with product MQIELSCLSARCQQPSAAEALRSAAAVSKVAPSCFQHEHCHSSQHGVHELDCFQEVKSVYFNCVWKPGHQSSNKTSYTLVIEQKTRGLCKKYPNISGTFSYITIYRRYNITAYVVDTSNDGRNCTKAIFSGDPKNLIRCAPTKDVHFRRYLRQLEITASWKEPSVTYYVVQYRERNSLLWSKSAEILIKKSWTLGNLTASLSYEVQIQCVTNNQCSQCPWSETFLIPPELTARPVIEKLDVIPQGKGKRLVVVQWKLDSTEEADGYQMTITKASGERTQRVNTTLPWIRIILSGSAFNISIIAFNGAGTSPAVPAGVPPVDGSDWADTLNVTLVSETGFTIVWNSSLTKSFWCYSVEWWRMGEIPLSHSFYQRKENSATIPLKVPLQPYKRYTFLLHVRPDKDTCNLKSINNSESTCGRAEAYATEGTPISAPLNITALRVTTNSLVIEWTSIPEEDLRGFLLGYKIYYSEASQENRSSTVTVGPRGNTRRLPNLKARTVYSVSISAFTAAGEGVRSSPVYLKTKLPGDWNVIGATVGVTGGIIFLFLLAHSCNPLFHRAKALFWPSIPNPGNSNAIQKIDGIFDQEVLEPIIEGTTAQGKESDASSLIIIEDRGASEPTSASSPLLLQEVEDLSPAVLPKEENEASSRELKLNLTLTTNTHDLRSTTPAPCASDYTTMELFQQATALRTANHPSTAPADMDQQPPPLLLVVQASQPKDAAQIKEEKDYIQQSLCPNVVRIPHQW
- the LOC108929854 gene encoding interleukin-31 receptor subunit alpha isoform X1, which produces MGRDDGFVSVLTERSELLAARARPPTSPRSWRRAARSAMGSKSRGSASAELLLTLLFGCLSARCQQPSAAEALRSAAAVSKVAPSCFQHEHCHSSQHGVHELDCFQEVKSVYFNCVWKPGHQSSNKTSYTLVIEQKTRGLCKKYPNISGTFSYITIYRRYNITAYVVDTSNDGRNCTKAIFSGDPKNLIRCAPTKDVHFRRYLRQLEITASWKEPSVTYYVVQYRERNSLLWSKSAEILIKKSWTLGNLTASLSYEVQIQCVTNNQCSQCPWSETFLIPPELTARPVIEKLDVIPQGKGKRLVVVQWKLDSTEEADGYQMTITKASGERTQRVNTTLPWIRIILSGSAFNISIIAFNGAGTSPAVPAGVPPVDGSDWADTLNVTLVSETGFTIVWNSSLTKSFWCYSVEWWRMGEIPLSHSFYQRKENSATIPLKVPLQPYKRYTFLLHVRPDKDTCNLKSINNSESTCGRAEAYATEGTPISAPLNITALRVTTNSLVIEWTSIPEEDLRGFLLGYKIYYSEASQENRSSTVTVGPRGNTRRLPNLKARTVYSVSISAFTAAGEGVRSSPVYLKTKLPGDWNVIGATVGVTGGIIFLFLLAHSCNPLFHRAKALFWPSIPNPGNSNAIQKIDGIFDQEVLEPIIEGTTAQGKESDASSLIIIEDRGASEPTSASSPLLLQEVEDLSPAVLPKEENEASSRELKLNLTLTTNTHDLRSTTPAPCASDYTTMELFQQATALRTANHPSTAPADMDQQPPPLLLVVQASQPKDAAQIKEEKDYIQQSLCPNVVRIPHQW
- the LOC108929854 gene encoding interleukin-31 receptor subunit alpha isoform X3: MPLSYRKTRGLCKKYPNISGTFSYITIYRRYNITAYVVDTSNDGRNCTKAIFSGDPKNLIRCAPTKDVHFRRYLRQLEITASWKEPSVTYYVVQYRERNSLLWSKSAEILIKKSWTLGNLTASLSYEVQIQCVTNNQCSQCPWSETFLIPPELTARPVIEKLDVIPQGKGKRLVVVQWKLDSTEEADGYQMTITKASGERTQRVNTTLPWIRIILSGSAFNISIIAFNGAGTSPAVPAGVPPVDGSDWADTLNVTLVSETGFTIVWNSSLTKSFWCYSVEWWRMGEIPLSHSFYQRKENSATIPLKVPLQPYKRYTFLLHVRPDKDTCNLKSINNSESTCGRAEAYATEGTPISAPLNITALRVTTNSLVIEWTSIPEEDLRGFLLGYKIYYSEASQENRSSTVTVGPRGNTRRLPNLKARTVYSVSISAFTAAGEGVRSSPVYLKTKLPGDWNVIGATVGVTGGIIFLFLLAHSCNPLFHRAKALFWPSIPNPGNSNAIQKIDGIFDQEVLEPIIEGTTAQGKESDASSLIIIEDRGASEPTSASSPLLLQEVEDLSPAVLPKEENEASSRELKLNLTLTTNTHDLRSTTPAPCASDYTTMELFQQATALRTANHPSTAPADMDQQPPPLLLVVQASQPKDAAQIKEEKDYIQQSLCPNVVRIPHQW